Proteins encoded by one window of Scatophagus argus isolate fScaArg1 chromosome 8, fScaArg1.pri, whole genome shotgun sequence:
- the LOC124063395 gene encoding uncharacterized protein At5g50100, chloroplastic-like, whose product MFSNVRSCLARVPSCVSSRTALTAALCRHQHRTVSSESAPVKVLYDGLCPICVTEIRFLQFLQRNKPRKVDFIDISQQGYDGGKYKDVSYDMAMEEMHVIDEKDEVHRGVPAFAVMYSAVGLGWLGRFMMWPPVRPFMDKSYAIFARNRLKWTGRAEMCTTGRCEKKKH is encoded by the exons atgttttccaaCGTGAGATCATGTTTAGCCAGAGTCCCCAGCTGTGTCAGTTCAAGGACAGCGCTAACAGCTGCTCTCTGCAGACACCAACATCGGACCGTCAGCTCTGAATCTGCACCTGTCAAG GTGCTGTATGATGGGCTTTGCCCAATATGTGTGACTGAGATCCGGTTCCTCCAGTTTCTGCAGAGAAATAAGCCCAGGAAAGTAGACTTTATCGATATCTCCCAGCAGGGCTATGATGGAGGGAAATACAAGGACGTCAGCTATGACATGGCAATGGAGGAAATGCATGTAATAGATGAGAAAGATGAG GTTCATCGTGGGGTCCCTGCCTTTGCAGTCATGTACAGTGCAGTGGGCCTCGGCTGGTTGGGTCGCTTCATGATGTGGCCACCTGTGAGGCCATTCATGGACAAGTCCTATGCCATCTTTGCCAGGAATCGCTTAAAGTGGACTGGACGGGCAGAGATGTGCACCACAGGACGctgtgaaaagaagaaacattGA
- the slc16a7 gene encoding monocarboxylate transporter 2 isoform X1 → MPPAGATNLGYTPPDGGWGWAVVFGAFISIGFSYAFPKSLTVYFKEIQEYFSVSYSQIAWVSSVMLASMYAAGPVSSILVNRYGSRPVVMVGGVLVSTAMVLASFGSSIIHLYLCIGVIGGFGLAFNLQPALTIIGTYFQVKRPLANGLAMTGSPVVLFTLAPLNQFLFDSFGWRGSFLILGSICLNCCVAGSLMRPVNKNAKLKPKTEPPESNGTAAEEAAAADTCAQSDNLLTKENQDENRSLGCMHKFVDFSLFRHRGFLIYLAGNVVMFFGFFAPVVFLAPYAKHQGNDEYSAAFLLSIFALADMFVRPATGLIGNTKLIRPRIQYFFSFAVSYNGVCHLLCPLASGYTGLVVYAVFFGLAFGMLSALLFEVLMDLVGAHRFSNAVGLVTIIECGPVLLGPPISGALVDAFGDYKYMYYACGVFMLVPGIFFFIMHYYNYKKLDEEQKQAVAVEMKTCDEAVQLKMSQDDKTAHETDE, encoded by the exons ATGCCCCCTGCAGGAGCAACAAATCTAGGCTACACCCCACCAGATGGAGGCTGGGGTTGGGCTGTCGTCTTCGGGGCTTTCATCTCCATAGGATTCTCCTATGCCTTTCCCAAGTCCCTCACTGTCTACTTTAAGGAGATTCaggaatatttttcagtttcctaCAGTCAGATTGCCTGGGTATCCTCAGTCATGCTTGCCTCTATGTATGCAGCAG GACCTGTGAGCAGCATACTCGTCAACCGCTATGGCAGCAGACCCGTGGTCATGGTCGGCGGGGTCCTGGTCAGCACTGCCATGGTGCTTGCTTCTTTTGGCAGTTCTATAATACATCTCTACCTCTGTATTGGAGTAATCGGAG GCTTTGGCCTTGCCTTTAACCTACAGCCAGCCTTGACGATCATCGGTACCTACTTCCAGGTCAAAAGGCCGCTGGCGAACGGCCTCGCTATGACAGGAAGTCCAGTTGTTCTATTCACTCTGGCTCCTCTCAACCAATTTCTGTTTGATTCTTTTGGTTGGAGAGGGAGCTTCCTCATCCTGGGATCCATTTGTTTGAACTGCTGTGTCGCTGGTTCTTTGATGAGACCGGTcaacaaaaatgccaaactcaAACCAAAGACTGAGCCACCAGAGAGTAATGGGACAGCCGCcgaggaagctgctgctgcgGACACATGTGCACAGTCAGATAACCTACTGACTAAGGAAAACCAAGATGAGAACAGGAGTCTGGGCTGTATGCACAAATTCGTAGATTTCTCGCTGTTCAGACACCGGGGCTTCCTCATTTACCTTGCTGGTAATGTGGTCatgttttttggcttttttgcGCCTGTGGTTTTTCTGGCACCATATGCCAAACATCAAGGCAATGATGAATATTCAGCAGCTTTCTTACTTTCTATTTTTGCTCTGGCAGACATGTTTGTCAGACCAGCAACTGGCCTCATTGGCAACACCAAGTTGATAAGGCCACGGATCCAGtactttttcagttttgcagtttCATACAACGGTGTTTGTCACCTTTTATGCCCACTGGCATCTGGATATACGGGTCTGGTTGTTTACGCTGTCTTCTTCGGCTTGGCTTTCGGGATGCTTTCTGCACTGCTCTTCGAAGTTCTGATGGATCTCGTCGGGGCTCATCGCTTCTCCAATGCAGTTGGTCTTGTCACCATTATTGAGTGTGGACCAGTGCTTCTTGGACCTCCAATTTCAG GTGCCCTTGTTGATGCTTTTGGAGATTACAAATATATGTACTATGCATGCGGGGTGTTTATGCTGGTCCCTGGCATATTTTTCTTCATCATGCATTACTACAACTACAAGAAACTGGATGAGGAGCAGAaacaggctgtggctgtggagatgaAGACTTGTGATGAGGCAGTGCAACTTAAAATGAGCCAGGATGATAAAACAGCCCACGAAACAGATGAGTGA
- the slc16a7 gene encoding monocarboxylate transporter 2 isoform X2: MVGGVLVSTAMVLASFGSSIIHLYLCIGVIGGFGLAFNLQPALTIIGTYFQVKRPLANGLAMTGSPVVLFTLAPLNQFLFDSFGWRGSFLILGSICLNCCVAGSLMRPVNKNAKLKPKTEPPESNGTAAEEAAAADTCAQSDNLLTKENQDENRSLGCMHKFVDFSLFRHRGFLIYLAGNVVMFFGFFAPVVFLAPYAKHQGNDEYSAAFLLSIFALADMFVRPATGLIGNTKLIRPRIQYFFSFAVSYNGVCHLLCPLASGYTGLVVYAVFFGLAFGMLSALLFEVLMDLVGAHRFSNAVGLVTIIECGPVLLGPPISGALVDAFGDYKYMYYACGVFMLVPGIFFFIMHYYNYKKLDEEQKQAVAVEMKTCDEAVQLKMSQDDKTAHETDE; this comes from the exons ATGGTCGGCGGGGTCCTGGTCAGCACTGCCATGGTGCTTGCTTCTTTTGGCAGTTCTATAATACATCTCTACCTCTGTATTGGAGTAATCGGAG GCTTTGGCCTTGCCTTTAACCTACAGCCAGCCTTGACGATCATCGGTACCTACTTCCAGGTCAAAAGGCCGCTGGCGAACGGCCTCGCTATGACAGGAAGTCCAGTTGTTCTATTCACTCTGGCTCCTCTCAACCAATTTCTGTTTGATTCTTTTGGTTGGAGAGGGAGCTTCCTCATCCTGGGATCCATTTGTTTGAACTGCTGTGTCGCTGGTTCTTTGATGAGACCGGTcaacaaaaatgccaaactcaAACCAAAGACTGAGCCACCAGAGAGTAATGGGACAGCCGCcgaggaagctgctgctgcgGACACATGTGCACAGTCAGATAACCTACTGACTAAGGAAAACCAAGATGAGAACAGGAGTCTGGGCTGTATGCACAAATTCGTAGATTTCTCGCTGTTCAGACACCGGGGCTTCCTCATTTACCTTGCTGGTAATGTGGTCatgttttttggcttttttgcGCCTGTGGTTTTTCTGGCACCATATGCCAAACATCAAGGCAATGATGAATATTCAGCAGCTTTCTTACTTTCTATTTTTGCTCTGGCAGACATGTTTGTCAGACCAGCAACTGGCCTCATTGGCAACACCAAGTTGATAAGGCCACGGATCCAGtactttttcagttttgcagtttCATACAACGGTGTTTGTCACCTTTTATGCCCACTGGCATCTGGATATACGGGTCTGGTTGTTTACGCTGTCTTCTTCGGCTTGGCTTTCGGGATGCTTTCTGCACTGCTCTTCGAAGTTCTGATGGATCTCGTCGGGGCTCATCGCTTCTCCAATGCAGTTGGTCTTGTCACCATTATTGAGTGTGGACCAGTGCTTCTTGGACCTCCAATTTCAG GTGCCCTTGTTGATGCTTTTGGAGATTACAAATATATGTACTATGCATGCGGGGTGTTTATGCTGGTCCCTGGCATATTTTTCTTCATCATGCATTACTACAACTACAAGAAACTGGATGAGGAGCAGAaacaggctgtggctgtggagatgaAGACTTGTGATGAGGCAGTGCAACTTAAAATGAGCCAGGATGATAAAACAGCCCACGAAACAGATGAGTGA